A region from the Variovorax paradoxus genome encodes:
- a CDS encoding 3-hydroxybutyryl-CoA dehydrogenase — translation MTIQTVGIIGAGTMGNGIAQACAVAGVNVVMVDVAQAAVDKGLATVSGSLDRLIKKEKLTAEQKATALALIKGSTNYDDLKGAQLVIEAATENHALKLRILKQVDELVAPEVIIASNTSSISITQLAAATSRADRFIGMHFFNPVPMMALVELIRGYLTSDATHDAVKALAEKLGKSPITVKNAPGFVVNRILVPMINEAFFVLSEGIATAEDIDAGMKLGCNQPIGPLALADMIGLDVCLAVMEVYLAQFGDSKYRPCPLLKEMVAAGQLGRKTGRGVYTY, via the coding sequence ATGACGATTCAGACCGTCGGCATCATTGGTGCCGGAACAATGGGCAATGGCATCGCACAGGCCTGCGCGGTGGCGGGCGTGAACGTGGTGATGGTCGATGTCGCCCAGGCGGCGGTCGACAAGGGCCTGGCCACCGTCTCGGGGAGCCTCGACCGGCTGATCAAGAAAGAGAAGCTCACGGCCGAGCAGAAGGCCACGGCGCTCGCGCTGATCAAGGGCTCGACCAACTACGACGACCTGAAGGGCGCGCAACTCGTGATCGAGGCGGCCACCGAGAACCACGCGCTCAAGCTCAGGATCTTGAAGCAGGTCGACGAGCTGGTGGCGCCCGAGGTGATCATTGCCTCGAACACCTCGTCGATCTCGATCACCCAGCTCGCGGCCGCCACCTCGCGCGCCGACCGCTTCATCGGCATGCACTTCTTCAACCCGGTGCCGATGATGGCGCTGGTCGAGCTGATCCGCGGCTATCTCACGAGCGACGCCACGCACGACGCCGTCAAGGCGCTGGCCGAAAAGCTCGGCAAGTCGCCGATCACGGTGAAAAACGCGCCGGGCTTCGTGGTCAACCGCATCCTGGTGCCGATGATCAACGAGGCCTTCTTCGTGCTGTCCGAAGGCATCGCGACGGCCGAGGACATCGACGCCGGCATGAAGCTGGGCTGCAACCAGCCCATCGGCCCGCTGGCGCTGGCCGACATGATCGGCCTCGATGTGTGCCTGGCCGTGATGGAGGTGTACCTCGCGCAGTTTGGCGACTCCAAGTACCGTCCCTGCCCGCTCTTGAAGGAAATGGTCGCGGCGGGCCAGCTCGGCCGCAAGACCGGGCGCGGCGTGTATACGTACTGA
- a CDS encoding helix-turn-helix domain-containing protein — MQRTKAAPPESGGAQRGERLMWLTHQRVFYAGLLGAAAERTMGGHGVYVSPAGAPPNRLCIGGGAWQAGELLVVPPQVPHRVESAHPLIFNLLIESESVDPARMPAFMQHCGPVDAPAFVRRMRDAHAQLLAASGRGTDFDGFDFDALFFGEPLAPRALDARIRKVIDTINADPAAPTSAEDCAASVHLSFSRFLHLFKQETGMAFRAFRAWKRARSLLRHVRQASTLTDIALDTGYPDSTHFSHSIRQVYGLKPSDILAGSRRLALHDAAGGFRQ, encoded by the coding sequence ATGCAGCGAACGAAGGCGGCGCCGCCGGAAAGCGGCGGTGCGCAGCGCGGGGAGCGCCTGATGTGGCTCACGCACCAGCGCGTGTTCTACGCCGGGCTGCTCGGGGCCGCGGCCGAGCGCACGATGGGCGGGCACGGCGTGTACGTGTCGCCCGCGGGCGCGCCGCCGAACCGCCTGTGCATCGGCGGCGGCGCCTGGCAGGCGGGCGAACTGCTGGTGGTGCCGCCGCAGGTGCCGCACCGGGTGGAAAGCGCACATCCGCTCATCTTCAACCTGCTGATCGAATCGGAGTCGGTCGATCCCGCCCGCATGCCGGCCTTCATGCAGCACTGCGGTCCGGTCGATGCGCCGGCCTTCGTGCGGCGCATGCGCGATGCCCATGCGCAGCTGCTCGCCGCCTCGGGCCGCGGCACGGACTTCGACGGCTTCGATTTCGATGCGCTGTTCTTCGGCGAGCCGCTGGCGCCGCGCGCGCTCGATGCGCGCATCCGCAAGGTCATCGACACCATCAACGCCGACCCGGCCGCACCCACCTCGGCCGAAGACTGCGCGGCCTCGGTGCATCTGTCTTTCTCGCGTTTCCTGCATCTGTTCAAGCAGGAAACCGGCATGGCGTTTCGCGCCTTCCGCGCCTGGAAGCGCGCGCGCAGCCTGCTGCGCCATGTGCGCCAGGCCAGCACGCTGACCGACATCGCGCTGGACACCGGCTACCCCGATTCGACGCACTTCAGCCATTCGATCCGCCAGGTCTACGGCCTGAAGCCGAGCGACATCCTGGCCGGCTCGCGCCGCCTCGCGCTGCACGACGCGGCCGGCGGCTTCAGGCAGTAG
- the purT gene encoding formate-dependent phosphoribosylglycinamide formyltransferase, whose amino-acid sequence MTTLGTPLSPSATRVMLLGSGELGKEVLIALQRLGVETIAVDRYENAPGQQVAHHARTITMSDPEQLKALIEAEKPMLVVPEIEAIATPMLQQLEDAGVVRVIPTARAARLTMDREGIRRLAAETLGVPTSPYKFCDSLAELQAAIDEGIGYPCIVKPVMSSSGKGQSKIDGPADVQKAWDYAMAGGRVSHGRVIVEGFIDFDYEITLLTVRAKDATGAVETKFCDPIGHVQVSGDYVESWQPHPMAPAALQKAQQIAQAVTADLGGQGLFGVELFVKGDEVWFSEVSPRPHDTGMVTMATQWQNEFELHARAILGLPVDTSLKSPGASAVIYGGVDATGIAFDGVAEALQVPGSDIRLFGKPESFAKRRMGVVLVHAADTDTARKLAKEAASRVKPRRA is encoded by the coding sequence ATGACCACCCTCGGCACCCCTCTTTCCCCTTCTGCCACCCGCGTGATGCTGCTGGGTTCCGGCGAACTCGGCAAGGAGGTGCTGATCGCCCTGCAGCGCCTCGGCGTCGAAACCATTGCGGTCGACCGCTACGAGAACGCGCCCGGCCAGCAGGTGGCGCACCATGCGCGCACCATCACCATGAGCGATCCCGAGCAACTCAAGGCGCTGATCGAGGCCGAAAAGCCCATGCTCGTGGTGCCCGAGATCGAGGCCATCGCCACGCCGATGCTGCAGCAGCTCGAAGACGCCGGCGTGGTGCGCGTCATTCCCACGGCCCGCGCCGCCCGCCTCACGATGGACCGCGAAGGCATCCGCCGCCTGGCCGCCGAAACGCTGGGCGTGCCCACCAGCCCCTACAAGTTCTGCGACTCGCTCGCCGAGCTGCAGGCGGCCATCGACGAGGGCATCGGCTACCCCTGCATCGTCAAGCCCGTGATGAGCAGCTCCGGCAAGGGCCAGAGCAAGATCGACGGCCCGGCCGACGTGCAGAAAGCCTGGGACTACGCGATGGCCGGCGGCCGCGTGAGCCATGGCCGCGTGATTGTCGAAGGCTTCATCGACTTCGACTACGAGATCACGCTGCTGACCGTGCGCGCCAAGGATGCGACAGGCGCCGTCGAAACGAAGTTCTGCGACCCCATCGGCCATGTGCAGGTCAGCGGCGACTACGTGGAAAGCTGGCAGCCGCACCCCATGGCGCCGGCCGCGCTGCAGAAGGCGCAGCAGATCGCGCAGGCCGTCACGGCCGACCTCGGCGGCCAGGGGTTGTTCGGCGTCGAGCTGTTCGTGAAGGGCGACGAGGTCTGGTTCAGCGAAGTGAGCCCGCGCCCGCACGACACCGGCATGGTGACGATGGCCACGCAATGGCAGAACGAGTTCGAGCTGCATGCACGCGCCATCCTCGGCCTGCCAGTGGACACCTCGCTCAAGAGCCCGGGCGCGAGCGCGGTGATCTATGGCGGCGTCGATGCCACCGGCATCGCCTTCGACGGCGTGGCCGAGGCGCTGCAGGTGCCCGGCAGCGACATCCGCCTGTTCGGCAAGCCCGAGAGCTTCGCCAAGCGCCGCATGGGCGTGGTGCTGGTGCATGCGGCCGACACCGACACCGCCCGCAAGCTCGCCAAGGAAGCCGCCTCGCGCGTGAAGCCGCGCAGGGCCTGA
- a CDS encoding crotonase/enoyl-CoA hydratase family protein: protein MAVTATTPPPEGCIDTQVIDHVLLIGINRPAKRNGWTPPMFRQLAEAYTRLDDDPDLRVGVLHAFGDHFTAGLDLPAVAEYMKRGEKAIPAGLVEPHDFGLPGYRRRSKPMVAAVKGICFTVGIELMLGADIVVAADDCRFSQMEVQRGIMATGGATLRMAERAGVGNAMLHLLTADEFDSAEAYRLNFVQKVVPAGQALDAALAIAQRIAAQAPLAVVATRLNVIKAVEQGPLAAVSEFIETQKRLSNSEDAAEGVRSFVERRPARFSGR, encoded by the coding sequence ATGGCCGTGACAGCTACCACCCCACCCCCAGAAGGCTGCATCGACACCCAGGTGATCGACCACGTGCTCTTGATCGGCATCAACCGCCCCGCCAAGCGCAATGGCTGGACGCCGCCGATGTTCAGGCAGCTGGCCGAGGCCTACACCCGGCTCGATGACGACCCCGATCTGCGCGTGGGTGTGCTGCATGCCTTCGGCGACCATTTCACGGCCGGGCTCGACCTGCCGGCGGTCGCCGAGTACATGAAGCGCGGCGAGAAGGCCATTCCGGCCGGGCTGGTGGAGCCGCACGACTTCGGCCTGCCCGGCTATCGCCGCCGCAGCAAGCCGATGGTGGCGGCGGTGAAGGGCATCTGCTTCACGGTGGGCATCGAGCTGATGCTGGGCGCCGACATCGTGGTGGCGGCCGACGACTGCCGCTTCTCGCAGATGGAGGTTCAGCGCGGCATCATGGCCACGGGCGGCGCCACGCTGCGCATGGCCGAACGAGCGGGCGTGGGCAACGCGATGCTGCACCTGCTGACGGCCGACGAGTTCGACAGCGCCGAGGCCTATCGCCTGAACTTCGTGCAGAAGGTGGTGCCGGCCGGGCAGGCGCTCGACGCGGCGCTGGCCATTGCGCAGCGCATCGCGGCGCAAGCCCCGCTGGCGGTGGTGGCCACGCGACTGAACGTGATCAAGGCTGTGGAACAGGGCCCGCTCGCGGCCGTGTCGGAATTCATCGAGACGCAGAAGCGGCTTTCGAACAGCGAAGACGCGGCCGAAGGCGTGCGTTCGTT
- a CDS encoding branched-chain amino acid ABC transporter permease: MQILQLLLSGIAQGCIYGLIALGFVLIYKATETVSFAQGDLMMLGAFGAFAGMSLFGLPFWLAAILAVVAMAAFGVLLELVVIRPILGQPQFSIVMLTIGIAYVARGLITMVPGIGTDTHTLPVPYKDQIWKLGGLVVNLEQLAIIIATAILCGLLFAMFRYSKLGIAMQASSQNQLAAYYMGIPVKRLNGLVWGLAAAVAAIAGMLLAPITFVHANMGFIGLKAFPAAVVGGFGSLPGAIVGGLVIGIVESFAGFYLPDGFKDTAPYIVVLLMLMIKPNGLFGEKLRKKV; encoded by the coding sequence ATGCAGATCCTCCAACTCCTGCTGTCGGGCATTGCGCAAGGTTGCATCTACGGGCTGATCGCACTGGGCTTCGTGCTGATCTACAAGGCCACCGAAACCGTGAGCTTCGCGCAGGGCGACCTGATGATGCTCGGGGCCTTCGGTGCATTTGCCGGCATGTCGCTGTTCGGCCTGCCGTTCTGGCTTGCGGCCATTCTGGCGGTGGTGGCGATGGCGGCCTTCGGCGTGCTGCTCGAACTGGTGGTGATCCGCCCGATCCTCGGGCAGCCGCAGTTCTCGATCGTGATGCTCACCATCGGCATCGCCTACGTGGCGCGCGGGCTCATCACCATGGTGCCGGGCATCGGCACCGACACCCACACGCTGCCGGTGCCCTACAAGGACCAGATCTGGAAGCTGGGCGGGCTGGTGGTCAACCTCGAACAGCTCGCGATCATCATCGCCACCGCCATCCTGTGCGGCCTCTTGTTCGCGATGTTTCGCTACAGCAAGCTCGGCATCGCGATGCAGGCCTCGTCGCAGAACCAGCTCGCGGCGTACTACATGGGCATTCCGGTGAAGCGCCTGAACGGATTGGTGTGGGGGCTCGCGGCGGCGGTTGCTGCCATTGCCGGCATGCTGCTCGCGCCCATCACCTTCGTGCACGCGAACATGGGCTTCATCGGGCTCAAGGCCTTTCCGGCCGCGGTGGTGGGCGGCTTCGGCAGCCTGCCGGGCGCGATCGTCGGCGGGCTTGTGATCGGCATCGTCGAATCGTTCGCGGGCTTCTACCTGCCCGACGGCTTCAAGGACACGGCCCCGTACATCGTGGTGCTGCTGATGCTGATGATCAAGCCCAACGGCCTGTTCGGCGAGAAGCTGCGCAAGAAAGTCTGA
- a CDS encoding alpha/beta hydrolase: protein MLHPQARALLDFIEARGIPPTHTLSPAEARAFYRERRAATQPEAPPVAEVRDLKADGPHGTIPVRLYRPLGSTARAALPVLVYFHGGGWVIGDLDTHDVLCRSLANGAGCAVVSIDYRMGPEHRFPAAVDDVLAATRWVRREAAALGLDASRLAVGGDSAGGNLAAVAAIAARDAGDLPIAFQLLIYPATDMRRGHPSHQANGQGYLLTRDTMAYFHDHYIDDARHDLDWRASPLLHADLSGLPPALVLTAGYDPLRDEGMAYAEALTAAGNRAAYVCFERQIHGFITMGKVLDEADTAVALCCAELRRALASA from the coding sequence ATGCTGCACCCCCAGGCGCGCGCCTTGCTCGACTTCATCGAGGCGCGCGGCATCCCGCCGACCCACACGCTGTCGCCCGCCGAGGCGCGCGCCTTCTACCGCGAGCGCCGCGCCGCCACGCAACCCGAGGCCCCGCCGGTCGCCGAAGTTCGCGACCTGAAGGCCGATGGACCGCACGGCACCATCCCGGTGCGCCTCTATCGTCCGCTGGGTTCCACGGCCCGTGCCGCGCTGCCGGTGCTCGTGTACTTCCACGGCGGCGGCTGGGTCATCGGCGACCTCGACACGCACGACGTGCTGTGCCGCTCGCTCGCCAACGGCGCGGGCTGCGCGGTCGTATCGATCGACTACCGCATGGGGCCGGAGCATCGCTTCCCGGCCGCGGTCGACGACGTGCTGGCCGCGACCCGCTGGGTGCGCCGCGAGGCCGCCGCGCTCGGCCTCGATGCCAGCCGCCTCGCGGTGGGCGGCGACAGCGCGGGCGGCAACCTCGCCGCCGTGGCGGCCATAGCCGCGCGTGATGCCGGCGACCTGCCCATCGCCTTCCAGTTGCTGATCTATCCCGCCACCGACATGCGCCGCGGCCATCCCTCGCACCAGGCCAACGGCCAGGGCTACCTGCTGACCCGCGACACGATGGCCTACTTTCACGACCACTACATCGACGACGCCCGGCACGACCTCGACTGGCGCGCATCGCCGCTGCTGCATGCCGATCTCTCGGGCCTGCCGCCCGCGCTGGTGCTCACGGCCGGCTACGACCCGCTGCGCGACGAAGGCATGGCCTACGCCGAGGCATTGACCGCCGCCGGCAACCGCGCCGCATACGTCTGCTTCGAGCGCCAGATCCATGGCTTCATCACCATGGGCAAGGTGCTCGACGAGGCCGACACGGCCGTCGCGCTGTGCTGCGCCGAACTGCGCCGCGCGCTTGCGTCGGCCTAG